A single window of Colletes latitarsis isolate SP2378_abdomen chromosome 11, iyColLati1, whole genome shotgun sequence DNA harbors:
- the Lap1 gene encoding leucine rich repeat containing protein 7 lap1 isoform X1, translating to MGSAWWQCAACLRAQEEDICELHLSHCNLYDVPPDVFIYERTLEKLYLDANRIKDLPRPLFQCHELRVLSLSDNEVTTLPPAIASLINLEYLDLSKNSIKELPDSIKECKNLRSIDISVNPFERFPDAITHIVGLRELYINDAYIEYLPANFGRLSALLTLELRENNMMTLPKSMSRLINLQRLDIGNNDFTELPEVVGDLINLTELWIDGNDIRRIPVNVNQLYRLNHFDCTMNAIHIIPSEVEGWRDISIMHLSSNEIYQLPDSLCYLRTIVTLKVDDNQLNALPNDIGQMSSLEELIVTKNFLEYLPSSIGLLRKLHCLNADNNYLRCLPPEIGSCTALSLLSLRSNNLTRIPPELGHLSSLRVLNLVNNCIKYLPVSMLNLNNLKALWLSDNQSQPLVPLQQEFNCEEDMMVLSCFMLPQKPRQELEQIPPAVGLISSSIVGTGKRICFAAEVESEIPRQLHRAPTPYPKELRNLARHARNLQHQSAHDQRMHLEQETMIKEAIIAKATTTLDLTSKTGTCFPQSLFNKGSHSSLSPTERHVSKGYKNGSLTDVGTEQSVSEESSDEANKTVLAKEKSPDIREAKYIRNPTSEYLSKPPTVADYVNSTWKPDEYSKANTAKIVESEKFAVGSNNTDQIHVQTPKINEVPPVPPPYHIAAAFSKKAALFQQLTQSGQSDTSTIVSPQIDIDISNSNTPQETQMQNYDGNEESFKAEEYVRLCSETFSSDNVDVTNDVLFNNGETSFSNTPDKTNVLTEPSDAEQSFEGDRSLKPSRIPILKAKHLEITNSVSSIDLSKKCTNSSVEDYETLKIINASCIPTSPVTGKKYRSPISTQPKLSDRSKKIVNGSILNNNTSCDNLASLNTLNLNLVANLNTDGQDTISKSISNEMTNMNSPTSIKNESNSGRSTPVSINNKSLNEVDNSNANKNKVAGMNELLNMERKPRFKWMFGPHKNANVLPVQVKKNPGLGFSIAGGVAGAETGIIVTKVNPDGPAQGTLRPGDKILEVDGIDFTKSDHNNAVAVLRATGAVVSMMISRHQ from the exons ATGGGTAGTGCTTGGTGGCAGTGCGCTGCATGTTTGAGAGCACAGGAAGAAGATATTTGTGAGTTGCATTTGAGTCACTGTAATCTTTATGATGTACCACCCGACGTGTTCATTTATGAAAGAACATTAGAGAAGCTGTATCTGGATGCCAATAGA ATAAAGGATCTTCCAcggccactgtttcagtgccatgAATTGCGAGTACTTTCCCTTAGTGATAATGAAGTCACCACGTTACCACCCGCCATAGCATCATTAATCAACCTGGAATATTTAGACCTTAGTAAAAATA GTATTAAAGAATTACCAGATAGTATAAAAGAATGTAAAAATCTTCGTTCTATAGATATCAGTGTTAATCCTTTTGAACGTTTCCCAGATGCTATTACACATATTGTTGGGTTACGAGAATTATATATAAACGATGCATACATAGAATATCTACCAGCAAATTTTGGAAGACTCTCTGCTCTCCTGACATTGGAGCTTAGAGAGAATAATATGATGACATTGCCAAAGAGTATGAGCCGTTTAATAAATTTGCAGAGACTTGACATTGGTAATAATGATTTCACTGAATTG cctGAAGTTGTTGGGGATCTTATCAACCTCACCGAATTGTGGATAGATGGCAATGATATTAGACGTATACCAGTTAATGTCAATCAACTTTATCGTTTAAATCATTTTGATTGCACAATGAATGCAATTCATATTATTCCATCAGAAGTAGAAGGCTGGAGAGATATTTCGATTATGCATCTTTCTTCGAATGAAATTTACCAGTTACCAGATTCCCTTTGCTATCTACGTACAATTGTGACCCTCAAAGTTGATGACAATCAATTGAATGCACTGCCAAATGACATTGGACAGATGTCAAGCTTAGAGGAGCTTATAGTTACTAAGAACTTCCTTGAATATTTACCGTCGTCCATAGGACTTTTGCGAAAATTACACTGTTTAAATGCAGACAATAACTATTTGAGATGCCTTCCACCAGAAATTGGAAGTTGCACTGCATTATCACTGCTTTCGTTGCGATCAAACAATCTAACGCGGATTCCACCTGAACTGGGTCATTTATCCTCATTAAGGGTCCTCAATCTTGTGAACAACTGTATTAAATATTTGCCTGTGTCTATGTTGAACTTGAACAATTTGAAAGCTTTATGGCTGAGCGACAATCAAAGTCAACCATTGGTGCCACTACAACAGGAATTCAATTGTGAAGAAGATATGATGGTGCTAAGTTGTTTTATGCTTCCACAAAAACCACGACAGGAACTCGAAC AAATACCGCCGGCTGTAGGACTAATTTCGAGTTCAATTGTTGGTACTGGAAAAAGGATATGTTTTGCTGCTGAGGTAGAATCCGAAATCCCTAGGCAACTTCATCGAGCACCAACTCCCTACCCTAAAGAGCTGCGCAACCTTGCTAGGCATGCCCGCAATTTACAGCATCAATCAGCTCACGATCAAAGA ATGCATTTAGAACAGGAGACTATGATCAAAGAAGCTATTATTGCAAAAGCTACTACTACTCTGGACCTTACTTCAAAAACTGGAACCTGCTTTCCGCAAAGTTTATTTAATAAG GGTTCACATTCTTCACTTTCACCTACTGAACGTCATGTATCAAAAGGGTATAAGAACGGTAGTCTTACGGATGTTGGAACAGAGCAATCCGTGTCAGAGGAATCCTCTGACGAAGCAAATAAAACAGTACTTGCAAAGGAAAAAAGTCCGGATATTCGAGAAGCAAAATATATTCGTAATCCCACGTCCGAGTATCTTTCTAAGCCTCCAACAGTAGCAGATTATGTAAATTCTACTTGGAAACCAGATGAGTACTCGAAAGCGAATACAGCAAAAATTGTAGAGTCCGAAAAGTTTGCTGTAGGTAGTAATAACACCGATCAAATTCacgttcaaaccccaaaaataaATGAAGTTCCACCCGTCCCACCACCGTATCACATTGCTGCTGCTTTTTCGAAGAAGGCAGCACTTTTTCAACAGTTAACTCAAT CAGGTCAATCGGACACATCAACTATCGTCTCTCCTCAAATCGATATCGACATATCAAATTCAAACACACCTCAGGAAACTCAAATGCAAAATTACGATGGAAATGAAGAATCATTTAAAGCGGAAGAGTACGTGCGTTTGTGTAGTGAAACATTTTCGTCGGACAATGTAGATGTAACAAACGACGTCTTATTTAACAATGGAGAAACAAGTTTTTCAAATACACCAGATAAAACTAACGTGTTGACAGAACCGAGTGATGCAGAACAATCTTTTGAAGGGGATCGATCGTTGAAGCCAAGTCGAATTCCGATTTTGAAGGCGAAAcatttagaaattacgaattctGTTTCGAGTATCGATCTATCGAAGAAATGTACGAACTCTTCCGTCGAGGATTACGaaactttaaaaataataaacgcATCATGCATACCCACGTCACCGGTGACTGGAAAAAAGTATCGAAGTCCGATCTCTACGCAACCGAAACTTTCAGATCGATCAAAGAAAATAGTGAACGGAAGTATCTTGAACAACAATACTTCGTGCGATAATTTAGCATCGTTAAACACACtgaatttaaacctggttgcaaattTGAACACAGATGGTCAAGATACGATTTCGAAAAGCATTTCTAATGAAATGACGAACATGAACAGTCCTACGAGCATAAAGAACGAAAGTAACTCCGGTCGAAGCACACCAGtttctattaataataaatctttgAACGAGGTGGACAATTCTAACGCTAACAAGAATAAAGTTGCTGGAATGAATGAATTGCTAAACATGGAAAGAAAACCGAGATTTAAGTGGATGTTTGGCCCACACAAAAACGCTAATGTA TTGCCTGTTCAAGTTAAAAAAAATCCAGGCCTTGGTTTTAGCATAGCCGGTGGGGTGGCAGGCGCAGAAACT GGAATTATTGTGACTAAAGTTAACCCAGACGGTCCAGCTCAAGGTACACTTCGACCAGGAGATAAGATTTTAGAAGTAGATGGCATAGACTTCACCAAATCTGATCACAATAATGCTGTAGCTGTTCTTCGAGCTACCGGTGCAGTGGTGTCCATGATGATCAGCCGTCATCAATGA
- the Dbct gene encoding dihydrolipoamide branched chain transacylase E2 isoform X1, whose amino-acid sequence MALTWRFVALARLGRNVHDQKCRFLSVSCFRCGTVVPFKLSDIGEGIRDVTIKEWFVKAGDRVSQFDNICEVQSDKASVTITSRYDGLIKTLHYKVDDVALIGDSLLDIELDDDNNGKTETEKIEDKPQPTTKPENTNTLVSEGMEHAALNGVEKALATPAVRRIAMENNIKLKDVVPTGKGGRVLKEDILAHLEKISASSAGKKVEEKSTIGEVMSIKGYSKHMWKTMTQSLSIPHFVYSDECNINELMNYRNETKDSLKEQGVSLSLMPFFVKAASRALEKVPNLNAWLNEHNQTIRVVENHNIGIAMDTPDGLVVPNIKNVQNLSILEIAKELNRLQELGRKASIPLQDLTDTTFSLSNIGIVGGTYMKPVILPPQIVIGAFGKVQKLPRFDKKENVIAANIISVSWAADHRVVDGVTMARYSNLWKYYVENPVFLLIGA is encoded by the exons ATGGCTTTAACCTGGCGGTTCGTGGCTTTAGCGCGTTTG GGTAGGAATGTACACGATCAAAAATGTCGATTCCTTTCTGTAAGCTGCTTTCGATGCGGAACCGTCGTTCCCTTCAAACTATCGGATATCGGAGAAGGAATTCGAGACGTCACTATAAAAGAATG GTTCGTGAAAGCAGGCGACCGGGTGTCTCAATTCGATAACATTTGCGAGGTCCAAAGCGACAAAGCGTCTGTAACGATTACCAGCCGTTACGACGGATTAATTAAGACCTTGCACTACAAAGTGGACGACGTGGCACTGATAGGTGATTCATTACTGGATATCGAATTGGACGACGATAATAATGGGAAGACGGAAACCGAAAAGATTGAAGACAAACCGCAGCCGACGACAAAGCCTGAAAATACGAACACCCTGGTGAGCGAGGGAATGGAACACGCGGCGCTAAATGGAGTAGAAAAAGCACTGGCTACTCCTGCGGTCAGGAGAATAGCCATGGAGAACAATATCAAGTTAAAGGACGTAGTTCCTACAGGCAAAGGTGGCAGAGTACTTAAGGAGGATATATTGGCACATTTGGAAAAAATTTCTGCTAGTTCCGCAGGGAAAAAGGTCGAGGAAAAATCAACAATCGGTGAAGTGATGTCGATAAAAGGCTATAGCAAGCATATGTGGAAAACGATGACGCAATCCTTG AGCATACCGCATTTCGTGTACAGCGACGAGTGCAACATTAATGAATTGATGAATTACCGAAACGAAACAAAGGACTCCCTAAAAGAGCAAGGTGTCTCTTTAAGTCTGATGCCTTTCTTTGTGAAGGCAGCCTCCAGAGCGTTGGAAAAAGTACCAAATCTGAACGCGTGGCTCAACGAACATAATCAAACGATACGGGTTGTGGAAAACCATAATATCGGTATCGCTATGGACACACCTGACGGTTTGGTGGTACCGAATATTAAAAACGTTCAAAACCTGAGCATCCTGGAAATCGCGAAGGAACTGAACAGGCTTCAGGAACTCGGGAGAAAAGCATCGATACCGCTTCAAGACTTAACAGATACGACATTCTCGTTGTCGAATATTGGCATC GTGGGTGGTACGTACATGAAACCGGTGATCCTACCTCCGCAAATTGTGATTGGTGCATTTGGAAAAGTGCAAAAATTGCCGCGATTCGACAAGAAAGAAAATGTGATAGCCGCGAATATAATTTCGGTTAGCTGGGCTGCTGATCATCGAGTAGTGGACGGCGTCACCATGGCAAGGTACTCGAATCTTTGGAAATATTACGTCGAAAATCCTGTATTCCTGCTGATAGGAGCGTGA
- the Lap1 gene encoding leucine rich repeat containing protein 7 lap1 isoform X2, whose protein sequence is MGSAWWQCAACLRAQEEDICELHLSHCNLYDVPPDVFIYERTLEKLYLDANRIKDLPRPLFQCHELRVLSLSDNEVTTLPPAIASLINLEYLDLSKNSIKELPDSIKECKNLRSIDISVNPFERFPDAITHIVGLRELYINDAYIEYLPANFGRLSALLTLELRENNMMTLPKSMSRLINLQRLDIGNNDFTELPEVVGDLINLTELWIDGNDIRRIPVNVNQLYRLNHFDCTMNAIHIIPSEVEGWRDISIMHLSSNEIYQLPDSLCYLRTIVTLKVDDNQLNALPNDIGQMSSLEELIVTKNFLEYLPSSIGLLRKLHCLNADNNYLRCLPPEIGSCTALSLLSLRSNNLTRIPPELGHLSSLRVLNLVNNCIKYLPVSMLNLNNLKALWLSDNQSQPLVPLQQEFNCEEDMMVLSCFMLPQKPRQELEQIPPAVGLISSSIVGTGKRICFAAEVESEIPRQLHRAPTPYPKELRNLARHARNLQHQSAHDQRMHLEQETMIKEAIIAKATTTLDLTSKTGTCFPQSLFNKGSHSSLSPTERHVSKGYKNGSLTDVGTEQSVSEESSDEANKTVLAKEKSPDIREAKYIRNPTSEYLSKPPTVADYVNSTWKPDEYSKANTAKIVESEKFAVGSNNTDQIHVQTPKINEVPPVPPPYHIAAAFSKKAALFQQLTQCQSDTSTIVSPQIDIDISNSNTPQETQMQNYDGNEESFKAEEYVRLCSETFSSDNVDVTNDVLFNNGETSFSNTPDKTNVLTEPSDAEQSFEGDRSLKPSRIPILKAKHLEITNSVSSIDLSKKCTNSSVEDYETLKIINASCIPTSPVTGKKYRSPISTQPKLSDRSKKIVNGSILNNNTSCDNLASLNTLNLNLVANLNTDGQDTISKSISNEMTNMNSPTSIKNESNSGRSTPVSINNKSLNEVDNSNANKNKVAGMNELLNMERKPRFKWMFGPHKNANVLPVQVKKNPGLGFSIAGGVAGAETGIIVTKVNPDGPAQGTLRPGDKILEVDGIDFTKSDHNNAVAVLRATGAVVSMMISRHQ, encoded by the exons ATGGGTAGTGCTTGGTGGCAGTGCGCTGCATGTTTGAGAGCACAGGAAGAAGATATTTGTGAGTTGCATTTGAGTCACTGTAATCTTTATGATGTACCACCCGACGTGTTCATTTATGAAAGAACATTAGAGAAGCTGTATCTGGATGCCAATAGA ATAAAGGATCTTCCAcggccactgtttcagtgccatgAATTGCGAGTACTTTCCCTTAGTGATAATGAAGTCACCACGTTACCACCCGCCATAGCATCATTAATCAACCTGGAATATTTAGACCTTAGTAAAAATA GTATTAAAGAATTACCAGATAGTATAAAAGAATGTAAAAATCTTCGTTCTATAGATATCAGTGTTAATCCTTTTGAACGTTTCCCAGATGCTATTACACATATTGTTGGGTTACGAGAATTATATATAAACGATGCATACATAGAATATCTACCAGCAAATTTTGGAAGACTCTCTGCTCTCCTGACATTGGAGCTTAGAGAGAATAATATGATGACATTGCCAAAGAGTATGAGCCGTTTAATAAATTTGCAGAGACTTGACATTGGTAATAATGATTTCACTGAATTG cctGAAGTTGTTGGGGATCTTATCAACCTCACCGAATTGTGGATAGATGGCAATGATATTAGACGTATACCAGTTAATGTCAATCAACTTTATCGTTTAAATCATTTTGATTGCACAATGAATGCAATTCATATTATTCCATCAGAAGTAGAAGGCTGGAGAGATATTTCGATTATGCATCTTTCTTCGAATGAAATTTACCAGTTACCAGATTCCCTTTGCTATCTACGTACAATTGTGACCCTCAAAGTTGATGACAATCAATTGAATGCACTGCCAAATGACATTGGACAGATGTCAAGCTTAGAGGAGCTTATAGTTACTAAGAACTTCCTTGAATATTTACCGTCGTCCATAGGACTTTTGCGAAAATTACACTGTTTAAATGCAGACAATAACTATTTGAGATGCCTTCCACCAGAAATTGGAAGTTGCACTGCATTATCACTGCTTTCGTTGCGATCAAACAATCTAACGCGGATTCCACCTGAACTGGGTCATTTATCCTCATTAAGGGTCCTCAATCTTGTGAACAACTGTATTAAATATTTGCCTGTGTCTATGTTGAACTTGAACAATTTGAAAGCTTTATGGCTGAGCGACAATCAAAGTCAACCATTGGTGCCACTACAACAGGAATTCAATTGTGAAGAAGATATGATGGTGCTAAGTTGTTTTATGCTTCCACAAAAACCACGACAGGAACTCGAAC AAATACCGCCGGCTGTAGGACTAATTTCGAGTTCAATTGTTGGTACTGGAAAAAGGATATGTTTTGCTGCTGAGGTAGAATCCGAAATCCCTAGGCAACTTCATCGAGCACCAACTCCCTACCCTAAAGAGCTGCGCAACCTTGCTAGGCATGCCCGCAATTTACAGCATCAATCAGCTCACGATCAAAGA ATGCATTTAGAACAGGAGACTATGATCAAAGAAGCTATTATTGCAAAAGCTACTACTACTCTGGACCTTACTTCAAAAACTGGAACCTGCTTTCCGCAAAGTTTATTTAATAAG GGTTCACATTCTTCACTTTCACCTACTGAACGTCATGTATCAAAAGGGTATAAGAACGGTAGTCTTACGGATGTTGGAACAGAGCAATCCGTGTCAGAGGAATCCTCTGACGAAGCAAATAAAACAGTACTTGCAAAGGAAAAAAGTCCGGATATTCGAGAAGCAAAATATATTCGTAATCCCACGTCCGAGTATCTTTCTAAGCCTCCAACAGTAGCAGATTATGTAAATTCTACTTGGAAACCAGATGAGTACTCGAAAGCGAATACAGCAAAAATTGTAGAGTCCGAAAAGTTTGCTGTAGGTAGTAATAACACCGATCAAATTCacgttcaaaccccaaaaataaATGAAGTTCCACCCGTCCCACCACCGTATCACATTGCTGCTGCTTTTTCGAAGAAGGCAGCACTTTTTCAACAGTTAACTCAAT GTCAATCGGACACATCAACTATCGTCTCTCCTCAAATCGATATCGACATATCAAATTCAAACACACCTCAGGAAACTCAAATGCAAAATTACGATGGAAATGAAGAATCATTTAAAGCGGAAGAGTACGTGCGTTTGTGTAGTGAAACATTTTCGTCGGACAATGTAGATGTAACAAACGACGTCTTATTTAACAATGGAGAAACAAGTTTTTCAAATACACCAGATAAAACTAACGTGTTGACAGAACCGAGTGATGCAGAACAATCTTTTGAAGGGGATCGATCGTTGAAGCCAAGTCGAATTCCGATTTTGAAGGCGAAAcatttagaaattacgaattctGTTTCGAGTATCGATCTATCGAAGAAATGTACGAACTCTTCCGTCGAGGATTACGaaactttaaaaataataaacgcATCATGCATACCCACGTCACCGGTGACTGGAAAAAAGTATCGAAGTCCGATCTCTACGCAACCGAAACTTTCAGATCGATCAAAGAAAATAGTGAACGGAAGTATCTTGAACAACAATACTTCGTGCGATAATTTAGCATCGTTAAACACACtgaatttaaacctggttgcaaattTGAACACAGATGGTCAAGATACGATTTCGAAAAGCATTTCTAATGAAATGACGAACATGAACAGTCCTACGAGCATAAAGAACGAAAGTAACTCCGGTCGAAGCACACCAGtttctattaataataaatctttgAACGAGGTGGACAATTCTAACGCTAACAAGAATAAAGTTGCTGGAATGAATGAATTGCTAAACATGGAAAGAAAACCGAGATTTAAGTGGATGTTTGGCCCACACAAAAACGCTAATGTA TTGCCTGTTCAAGTTAAAAAAAATCCAGGCCTTGGTTTTAGCATAGCCGGTGGGGTGGCAGGCGCAGAAACT GGAATTATTGTGACTAAAGTTAACCCAGACGGTCCAGCTCAAGGTACACTTCGACCAGGAGATAAGATTTTAGAAGTAGATGGCATAGACTTCACCAAATCTGATCACAATAATGCTGTAGCTGTTCTTCGAGCTACCGGTGCAGTGGTGTCCATGATGATCAGCCGTCATCAATGA
- the Dbct gene encoding dihydrolipoamide branched chain transacylase E2 isoform X3, translating to MHRFVKAGDRVSQFDNICEVQSDKASVTITSRYDGLIKTLHYKVDDVALIGDSLLDIELDDDNNGKTETEKIEDKPQPTTKPENTNTLVSEGMEHAALNGVEKALATPAVRRIAMENNIKLKDVVPTGKGGRVLKEDILAHLEKISASSAGKKVEEKSTIGEVMSIKGYSKHMWKTMTQSLSIPHFVYSDECNINELMNYRNETKDSLKEQGVSLSLMPFFVKAASRALEKVPNLNAWLNEHNQTIRVVENHNIGIAMDTPDGLVVPNIKNVQNLSILEIAKELNRLQELGRKASIPLQDLTDTTFSLSNIGIVGGTYMKPVILPPQIVIGAFGKVQKLPRFDKKENVIAANIISVSWAADHRVVDGVTMARYSNLWKYYVENPVFLLIGA from the exons ATGCATAGGTTCGTGAAAGCAGGCGACCGGGTGTCTCAATTCGATAACATTTGCGAGGTCCAAAGCGACAAAGCGTCTGTAACGATTACCAGCCGTTACGACGGATTAATTAAGACCTTGCACTACAAAGTGGACGACGTGGCACTGATAGGTGATTCATTACTGGATATCGAATTGGACGACGATAATAATGGGAAGACGGAAACCGAAAAGATTGAAGACAAACCGCAGCCGACGACAAAGCCTGAAAATACGAACACCCTGGTGAGCGAGGGAATGGAACACGCGGCGCTAAATGGAGTAGAAAAAGCACTGGCTACTCCTGCGGTCAGGAGAATAGCCATGGAGAACAATATCAAGTTAAAGGACGTAGTTCCTACAGGCAAAGGTGGCAGAGTACTTAAGGAGGATATATTGGCACATTTGGAAAAAATTTCTGCTAGTTCCGCAGGGAAAAAGGTCGAGGAAAAATCAACAATCGGTGAAGTGATGTCGATAAAAGGCTATAGCAAGCATATGTGGAAAACGATGACGCAATCCTTG AGCATACCGCATTTCGTGTACAGCGACGAGTGCAACATTAATGAATTGATGAATTACCGAAACGAAACAAAGGACTCCCTAAAAGAGCAAGGTGTCTCTTTAAGTCTGATGCCTTTCTTTGTGAAGGCAGCCTCCAGAGCGTTGGAAAAAGTACCAAATCTGAACGCGTGGCTCAACGAACATAATCAAACGATACGGGTTGTGGAAAACCATAATATCGGTATCGCTATGGACACACCTGACGGTTTGGTGGTACCGAATATTAAAAACGTTCAAAACCTGAGCATCCTGGAAATCGCGAAGGAACTGAACAGGCTTCAGGAACTCGGGAGAAAAGCATCGATACCGCTTCAAGACTTAACAGATACGACATTCTCGTTGTCGAATATTGGCATC GTGGGTGGTACGTACATGAAACCGGTGATCCTACCTCCGCAAATTGTGATTGGTGCATTTGGAAAAGTGCAAAAATTGCCGCGATTCGACAAGAAAGAAAATGTGATAGCCGCGAATATAATTTCGGTTAGCTGGGCTGCTGATCATCGAGTAGTGGACGGCGTCACCATGGCAAGGTACTCGAATCTTTGGAAATATTACGTCGAAAATCCTGTATTCCTGCTGATAGGAGCGTGA
- the Dbct gene encoding dihydrolipoamide branched chain transacylase E2 isoform X2: MGRNVHDQKCRFLSVSCFRCGTVVPFKLSDIGEGIRDVTIKEWFVKAGDRVSQFDNICEVQSDKASVTITSRYDGLIKTLHYKVDDVALIGDSLLDIELDDDNNGKTETEKIEDKPQPTTKPENTNTLVSEGMEHAALNGVEKALATPAVRRIAMENNIKLKDVVPTGKGGRVLKEDILAHLEKISASSAGKKVEEKSTIGEVMSIKGYSKHMWKTMTQSLSIPHFVYSDECNINELMNYRNETKDSLKEQGVSLSLMPFFVKAASRALEKVPNLNAWLNEHNQTIRVVENHNIGIAMDTPDGLVVPNIKNVQNLSILEIAKELNRLQELGRKASIPLQDLTDTTFSLSNIGIVGGTYMKPVILPPQIVIGAFGKVQKLPRFDKKENVIAANIISVSWAADHRVVDGVTMARYSNLWKYYVENPVFLLIGA; the protein is encoded by the exons ATG GGTAGGAATGTACACGATCAAAAATGTCGATTCCTTTCTGTAAGCTGCTTTCGATGCGGAACCGTCGTTCCCTTCAAACTATCGGATATCGGAGAAGGAATTCGAGACGTCACTATAAAAGAATG GTTCGTGAAAGCAGGCGACCGGGTGTCTCAATTCGATAACATTTGCGAGGTCCAAAGCGACAAAGCGTCTGTAACGATTACCAGCCGTTACGACGGATTAATTAAGACCTTGCACTACAAAGTGGACGACGTGGCACTGATAGGTGATTCATTACTGGATATCGAATTGGACGACGATAATAATGGGAAGACGGAAACCGAAAAGATTGAAGACAAACCGCAGCCGACGACAAAGCCTGAAAATACGAACACCCTGGTGAGCGAGGGAATGGAACACGCGGCGCTAAATGGAGTAGAAAAAGCACTGGCTACTCCTGCGGTCAGGAGAATAGCCATGGAGAACAATATCAAGTTAAAGGACGTAGTTCCTACAGGCAAAGGTGGCAGAGTACTTAAGGAGGATATATTGGCACATTTGGAAAAAATTTCTGCTAGTTCCGCAGGGAAAAAGGTCGAGGAAAAATCAACAATCGGTGAAGTGATGTCGATAAAAGGCTATAGCAAGCATATGTGGAAAACGATGACGCAATCCTTG AGCATACCGCATTTCGTGTACAGCGACGAGTGCAACATTAATGAATTGATGAATTACCGAAACGAAACAAAGGACTCCCTAAAAGAGCAAGGTGTCTCTTTAAGTCTGATGCCTTTCTTTGTGAAGGCAGCCTCCAGAGCGTTGGAAAAAGTACCAAATCTGAACGCGTGGCTCAACGAACATAATCAAACGATACGGGTTGTGGAAAACCATAATATCGGTATCGCTATGGACACACCTGACGGTTTGGTGGTACCGAATATTAAAAACGTTCAAAACCTGAGCATCCTGGAAATCGCGAAGGAACTGAACAGGCTTCAGGAACTCGGGAGAAAAGCATCGATACCGCTTCAAGACTTAACAGATACGACATTCTCGTTGTCGAATATTGGCATC GTGGGTGGTACGTACATGAAACCGGTGATCCTACCTCCGCAAATTGTGATTGGTGCATTTGGAAAAGTGCAAAAATTGCCGCGATTCGACAAGAAAGAAAATGTGATAGCCGCGAATATAATTTCGGTTAGCTGGGCTGCTGATCATCGAGTAGTGGACGGCGTCACCATGGCAAGGTACTCGAATCTTTGGAAATATTACGTCGAAAATCCTGTATTCCTGCTGATAGGAGCGTGA